In one window of Paracoccus liaowanqingii DNA:
- a CDS encoding ISNCY family transposase: protein MRISQLQLIEVLAQVLDGSLRTTTAADLLNLSQRQVQRLVREVQDNGAMAVRHKLRGRPSNNRISDLKRDYILSLVRSDYPDFGPTLAAEALAERHTIRVSSETLRKWMISDGLWQSRSQRRRVHRPRLRREAVGELIQIDGSEHRWFEDRGPACTLLVFIDDATGALMHLRFVRSESTESYFAALADYLHEHGLPVAFYSDKHSVFRMNKAEARSGHGMTQFGRALSELNIEILCANSSQAKGRVERANRTLQDRLVKELRLAGINDMAAGNDFLPGFIARHNLRFAHPPARPENLHRPVNLPASRLRDILCVRDQRQVGASLVVHYERQKFILDDSEHARSAIGRYVETYAWPDRPFEIRWKGLSLPYRIFDPAQQRVTHTAITENKRLGDVLAFIKTQQDVDPPQVGPVGKQRTRYTPTGKPSRGKKGWVERRAERRAAEAQAVAPPPAE from the coding sequence TTGCGTATATCTCAGCTGCAACTTATCGAGGTTCTGGCGCAGGTGCTGGACGGCAGCCTACGTACCACGACAGCGGCCGATCTTCTGAATCTGAGCCAGCGACAAGTGCAACGCCTGGTCCGCGAAGTGCAAGACAATGGCGCGATGGCCGTGCGGCACAAGCTGCGCGGCCGCCCATCCAACAACCGGATCAGCGATCTGAAGCGCGACTACATTCTGTCGCTCGTCCGCAGCGATTACCCGGACTTTGGACCAACCTTGGCGGCCGAGGCGCTGGCTGAGCGACACACCATCCGTGTCTCCTCGGAGACCCTGCGCAAGTGGATGATCTCGGATGGGCTCTGGCAAAGCCGGTCGCAGCGGCGCCGGGTGCATCGACCCCGGCTGCGGCGGGAGGCCGTGGGCGAGCTGATCCAAATTGACGGCTCGGAGCATCGCTGGTTTGAGGACCGCGGCCCCGCCTGCACGCTGCTGGTGTTCATCGACGATGCCACTGGCGCGCTCATGCATCTGCGTTTCGTCCGCTCGGAGTCGACCGAGAGCTACTTCGCGGCCCTTGCCGATTACCTGCATGAGCATGGCCTGCCCGTCGCCTTCTATTCCGACAAACACAGCGTCTTTCGGATGAACAAGGCCGAGGCCCGCAGCGGGCACGGCATGACGCAATTCGGGCGTGCCCTGAGCGAGCTGAACATCGAGATCCTCTGCGCGAACAGTAGCCAGGCCAAGGGCCGGGTAGAGCGCGCTAATCGGACACTTCAGGACCGGCTGGTCAAGGAGCTGCGGCTGGCCGGGATCAACGACATGGCGGCGGGCAATGATTTCTTGCCCGGCTTCATTGCGCGGCACAACCTGCGCTTTGCCCATCCCCCTGCCCGGCCCGAGAACCTGCACCGGCCGGTCAACCTGCCGGCATCACGCCTCCGCGACATCCTCTGCGTTCGCGATCAGCGGCAGGTTGGCGCAAGCCTCGTGGTCCACTACGAGCGACAGAAGTTCATCCTCGATGACAGCGAGCACGCCCGCAGCGCGATCGGGCGCTATGTTGAAACCTATGCCTGGCCGGACCGGCCGTTCGAGATCCGTTGGAAAGGGCTGTCCCTACCCTACCGGATCTTCGATCCGGCTCAGCAGCGGGTGACCCATACTGCAATCACCGAGAACAAGCGTCTCGGCGACGTGCTGGCCTTCATCAAGACGCAGCAGGACGTCGATCCTCCGCAGGTCGGACCAGTGGGCAAACAGCGCACCCGCTATACCCCGACCGGCAAACCTAGCCGGGGCAAAAAGGGCTGGGTGGAGCGACGTGCCGAACGGCGCGCGGCAGAGGCACAAGCCGTAGCGCCGCCGCCAGCAGAGTAA
- a CDS encoding IS256 family transposase, with protein sequence MSDTTITHLPDPSGFSADAFTDVIRDGARKLIEQAIRAELATLMDAFSKERLDDGRARLVRHGHLPERDVITGIGPVPVKVPRVRDRGVGEDKITFTPSILPRYLRKAKSVEELLPWLYLKGVSTGDFTEALEALLGPNAKGLSAKTVTRLKADWWQDYEAWQKRDLGSRRFLYIWADGVYFKPRMAEEKQCVLVIVGADEYGRKELVAMTDGFRESTQSWREVLLDLKRRGLKQDPKLAIGDGALGFWSALREVFASTREQRCWVHKTMNVLNALPKSMQAKAKGHLHDIWQAETEAEANVAFYFFIETYGVKWDKAVAKLVKDRDALLTFYDFPAEHWKHIRTSNPIESTFATVRHRTKRTKGCLSRKTGLAMAFKLMMSAQKKWRKLDGQNRLPEVIAGVEFRDGIRQLQNAA encoded by the coding sequence ATGTCAGATACTACCATCACCCATCTGCCCGATCCATCGGGATTTAGCGCCGACGCGTTCACGGATGTCATCCGCGATGGCGCACGTAAGCTGATCGAACAGGCAATCCGTGCCGAGCTAGCCACGCTCATGGACGCCTTTTCCAAGGAAAGGCTTGATGACGGGCGGGCGCGTCTGGTTCGCCATGGACACCTGCCGGAGCGCGATGTGATTACCGGCATCGGCCCGGTGCCCGTGAAAGTGCCGCGCGTGCGGGATCGGGGCGTTGGCGAAGACAAGATCACCTTCACGCCCAGCATCCTGCCGCGGTATCTGCGCAAGGCGAAATCGGTCGAGGAGCTGCTGCCGTGGCTTTACCTCAAGGGCGTGTCCACGGGCGATTTCACCGAGGCGCTGGAAGCGCTGCTGGGGCCGAACGCTAAGGGCCTGTCTGCCAAGACCGTCACGCGGCTGAAGGCTGACTGGTGGCAGGACTACGAGGCCTGGCAGAAACGCGACCTCGGCTCGCGGCGGTTTCTCTACATCTGGGCGGATGGCGTGTATTTCAAGCCGCGCATGGCTGAGGAAAAGCAATGTGTTCTGGTGATCGTGGGTGCCGATGAATACGGCCGCAAGGAGCTTGTGGCGATGACCGACGGCTTTCGTGAAAGCACGCAAAGCTGGCGCGAGGTGCTGCTCGATCTCAAACGGCGTGGCCTGAAACAGGACCCCAAACTGGCCATCGGCGACGGCGCCCTGGGGTTCTGGAGCGCGTTGCGCGAGGTGTTCGCCTCGACACGGGAACAGCGCTGTTGGGTCCATAAGACCATGAATGTGCTCAACGCGCTGCCGAAGTCCATGCAGGCAAAGGCCAAGGGCCATCTGCACGACATCTGGCAGGCCGAAACAGAAGCCGAGGCCAACGTCGCCTTCTACTTCTTCATCGAAACCTATGGTGTGAAATGGGACAAGGCGGTCGCCAAGCTGGTCAAGGACCGGGACGCGCTGCTTACTTTCTACGATTTCCCGGCCGAGCACTGGAAACACATCCGGACGTCAAACCCGATCGAGAGCACCTTCGCCACCGTTCGGCATCGCACAAAACGCACCAAGGGCTGCCTGAGCCGCAAGACCGGTCTGGCCATGGCGTTCAAGCTGATGATGTCGGCACAGAAAAAATGGCGCAAACTCGACGGCCAGAACCGCCTCCCCGAGGTCATCGCAGGGGTTGAGTTCAGGGACGGCATCCGCCAACTTCAAAATGCCGCTTGA
- a CDS encoding DUF883 family protein → MAQKPTAELEHATIAPTDDASSNPKIGAAGLAKRGASLASDAAEATRAYVAPLQEAGQEYAGRLVDAGHQKVQEAAFYAELGYEETRDLVRGYPIQALGIAAGVGVLIGLLMGRR, encoded by the coding sequence ATGGCACAGAAGCCGACTGCTGAGCTGGAACACGCCACCATCGCTCCTACCGACGACGCCTCCAGCAATCCCAAGATCGGCGCTGCGGGGCTAGCAAAGCGCGGCGCATCCTTGGCAAGCGACGCTGCAGAAGCCACACGCGCGTATGTTGCTCCCCTCCAGGAGGCAGGGCAGGAGTATGCCGGGCGGCTGGTCGATGCCGGGCACCAGAAAGTGCAGGAAGCGGCCTTCTATGCCGAGCTGGGCTATGAAGAAACCCGGGATCTGGTTCGCGGCTATCCGATCCAGGCGTTGGGTATCGCCGCCGGCGTTGGCGTCCTTATTGGTTTGCTAATGGGGCGGCGCTGA
- a CDS encoding acyl-CoA thioesterase yields the protein MKSSTKASPPAFHHPITISPREIDGMGHVNNTVYLQWVQEAVVRYWQHRSPSEAQAELLWVALKHEITYRLPLFLEDKVEAWVTATGTRGSRASFETLFKRGDDLVAEVRSSWCCVDSTTRRPRRIASEIARAFLPEDGEGPAR from the coding sequence ATGAAGAGCAGCACAAAAGCGTCCCCTCCCGCCTTCCACCACCCCATCACGATCTCCCCGCGGGAGATCGACGGCATGGGGCATGTCAACAACACCGTCTATCTTCAATGGGTGCAGGAGGCGGTCGTCCGGTATTGGCAGCACAGGTCTCCTTCCGAAGCGCAGGCCGAGCTTCTTTGGGTGGCTCTCAAGCACGAGATCACCTACCGCCTGCCGCTCTTTCTTGAAGACAAGGTGGAGGCGTGGGTCACGGCCACTGGAACGCGCGGATCGCGGGCCTCCTTCGAAACCCTGTTCAAGCGCGGAGATGATCTGGTGGCGGAGGTGCGCAGCTCGTGGTGCTGCGTCGATAGCACCACACGGCGACCGCGCCGGATCGCGTCCGAGATCGCCCGCGCCTTCCTTCCGGAAGATGGAGAAGGCCCGGCAAGGTAA
- a CDS encoding glutaminase has product MESGAGSIKSSRGQSAIAIWTPGLNDSGNSLAGTVAAQNLFHFTGRSIFG; this is encoded by the coding sequence ATTGAGAGTGGGGCGGGCTCAATAAAATCGTCCCGGGGGCAGTCAGCCATCGCCATCTGGACACCAGGGCTGAACGACAGCGGCAATTCTCTGGCCGGGACGGTGGCGGCTCAAAACCTGTTCCATTTCACCGGCCGGTCCATCTTCGGGTAA
- a CDS encoding antitoxin, with translation MSQLQPLSEPREVKLFRNNKSQAVRIPADFEMPGDRVNIYRDGDRLIIAPVRRKNILEVLARLDPLGPEDQFPDVDGTLLPARNIDL, from the coding sequence ATGTCGCAACTGCAGCCGTTATCAGAGCCCCGCGAGGTGAAGCTCTTTCGCAACAACAAAAGCCAGGCTGTCCGCATCCCAGCTGACTTCGAAATGCCCGGGGATCGGGTAAATATTTACCGGGACGGTGATCGGCTGATTATTGCCCCGGTTCGCCGGAAAAACATTCTGGAGGTGTTGGCCCGGCTGGACCCGCTCGGGCCAGAGGATCAGTTTCCTGATGTGGACGGAACGCTGCTTCCAGCAAGGAACATTGATCTGTGA
- a CDS encoding type II toxin-antitoxin system VapC family toxin, giving the protein MLDTNVISDLLRNPGGPAAKRIAEVGPDAICVSIITAAELRYGCAKKGSAKLLAHVEAILESVQILAFDVPADTEYGGIRAELEAAGRPIGPNDLLIAAHACATGAILVTGNTGEFTRVRGLRVENWIADIAPQETDD; this is encoded by the coding sequence ATGCTGGACACGAACGTAATCTCTGATCTGCTGCGCAATCCCGGTGGTCCTGCGGCAAAGCGGATCGCCGAGGTCGGGCCTGATGCGATCTGCGTCAGCATCATCACTGCCGCCGAGCTTCGATACGGTTGCGCGAAGAAGGGATCGGCTAAGCTTCTTGCGCATGTCGAGGCGATCCTAGAAAGTGTGCAGATCCTGGCGTTCGATGTTCCTGCCGACACCGAATATGGGGGCATTCGCGCCGAGCTCGAGGCTGCGGGTAGGCCCATCGGTCCAAACGATCTGCTGATCGCGGCGCATGCCTGTGCGACCGGGGCAATCCTCGTCACGGGCAATACGGGAGAGTTTACGCGCGTGCGCGGCTTGCGGGTTGAAAACTGGATCGCTGACATCGCGCCTCAAGAAACCGATGACTGA
- a CDS encoding WGR domain-containing protein, protein MCDEMGQLEVFPDRAYLRRKDPSRNMHRFYLMAVQRDLFGRASLIREWGRIGSPGKLRVEHHPDEGRAVDALSALMAAKRKRGYAAS, encoded by the coding sequence ATGTGTGACGAAATGGGCCAACTCGAAGTCTTTCCTGATCGCGCTTACCTGCGTCGGAAAGACCCCTCACGCAATATGCATCGTTTTTATCTTATGGCTGTGCAGCGTGATCTTTTTGGGCGCGCCAGCCTCATCCGGGAGTGGGGTCGAATTGGCAGCCCCGGAAAGCTGCGTGTCGAACACCATCCGGACGAAGGGCGCGCAGTGGATGCCCTATCGGCTTTGATGGCCGCGAAACGCAAGCGGGGCTACGCTGCGTCATGA
- a CDS encoding YecA/YgfB family protein, whose protein sequence is MSGWHKQAELKRLDDALLKAAETNDDIMFLSELDGFFAGLLVCPDMIPPSRWLKEVWGGTVEPTFDSLADMQALLDLMMGHYNRVARMLTAPASYGPVMDEDRHSGQVIVANWVEGFVRAVRLQPSSWRRLSESDDRRRLQPFHSCSKYPWRGRERAILMM, encoded by the coding sequence ATGAGCGGCTGGCACAAACAGGCGGAGCTCAAGCGCCTTGATGACGCGCTTCTCAAAGCGGCGGAGACCAATGACGACATCATGTTTCTGTCGGAACTTGATGGCTTTTTCGCGGGTCTCTTGGTCTGCCCAGACATGATCCCGCCAAGCCGCTGGCTCAAGGAAGTCTGGGGCGGGACGGTTGAGCCGACTTTCGACAGCCTGGCAGACATGCAGGCGCTTCTCGACCTCATGATGGGGCACTACAACCGCGTGGCCCGGATGCTGACCGCGCCCGCCTCCTATGGCCCGGTTATGGATGAAGACCGGCACAGCGGTCAGGTCATCGTTGCCAATTGGGTAGAGGGGTTTGTCCGTGCGGTGCGGCTTCAGCCGTCCAGTTGGCGGCGCCTGAGTGAGAGCGACGATAGGAGGCGATTGCAGCCTTTTCACTCATGCTCGAAATACCCTTGGCGGGGACGGGAAAGGGCAATCTTGATGATGTAA
- a CDS encoding SEC-C metal-binding domain-containing protein translates to MNRFTKSLPFKAPGGVLPFPANISGEPVRSQTAGRNDPCPCGSGRKYKKCCGAN, encoded by the coding sequence ATGAACCGCTTCACCAAATCGCTCCCTTTTAAGGCCCCGGGAGGGGTGCTTCCATTTCCGGCGAATATTTCCGGCGAGCCTGTCAGAAGCCAAACAGCAGGGCGCAATGACCCTTGTCCCTGCGGATCAGGGCGGAAGTACAAGAAATGCTGCGGAGCAAACTGA
- a CDS encoding type II toxin-antitoxin system VapC family toxin — protein MFIDASALVAVLKNEPDAPALVEAMEAARGKLRVSPIVRLEATLAIARTLRDARSAGPATAEDVQIASNLVDDLLDAIQAQEMMISSSMGRAAVEALATYGNLVGHPAQLNMCDALSYACAKSHHVPLLYKGDDFARTDLA, from the coding sequence ATGTTCATCGACGCAAGCGCGCTGGTTGCGGTGCTGAAGAATGAACCTGACGCGCCTGCCTTGGTGGAGGCGATGGAGGCGGCGCGGGGCAAGCTGCGGGTCTCGCCCATCGTGCGCCTGGAGGCCACGCTGGCCATTGCCAGAACGCTCAGGGATGCGCGCAGCGCAGGCCCGGCGACGGCTGAAGACGTTCAGATCGCGAGTAATCTGGTCGACGACCTGCTCGACGCAATCCAGGCGCAGGAAATGATGATCTCCTCCAGCATGGGCCGCGCGGCAGTCGAGGCGCTTGCCACCTACGGCAACCTCGTCGGGCATCCGGCGCAGTTGAACATGTGCGACGCGCTGTCCTACGCCTGCGCGAAGTCGCATCATGTTCCCCTGCTCTATAAGGGGGATGACTTTGCGCGGACGGACTTGGCTTGA
- a CDS encoding type II toxin-antitoxin system VapB family antitoxin, translated as MTMLIKGNEIDELVAKYCALTGVKNKSEAVRQALAAQIAALAAKESLADRVAAIQRRAAASGILADGRDDKAFMDGMWGED; from the coding sequence ATGACCATGCTTATCAAGGGCAACGAAATTGATGAACTCGTCGCCAAATATTGCGCGCTGACCGGGGTCAAGAACAAGAGCGAAGCAGTGCGTCAGGCACTTGCGGCGCAAATTGCCGCCCTCGCTGCAAAGGAAAGCCTCGCTGACCGCGTCGCCGCGATCCAAAGGCGCGCAGCGGCATCTGGCATTTTGGCTGATGGCCGTGATGACAAGGCATTCATGGACGGCATGTGGGGGGAAGACTGA
- a CDS encoding LysR substrate-binding domain-containing protein: MPLNLAQLRAVEAAIRHNSFERAADELHVTPSAVSQQISKFERAVDTRLFDRHARGLTVTSDARDLGQRLALAFDIVEKAMENLIEERASGPVRLRIYQTWATRWLIPRLTHLHEKRPDVRVQFETGMQQAEFNRSGLDFAVQFIPRPQPDLLVVPLFPQVLVPVCAPAIAAGIQAPEMLSKHPLISSANRMEDWQIWFGAMKLADTAPKAQLVFSNSTLAYQAALAGSGIVIAQAHLIEQEIAAGMLVAPFPIGVHSGQVIGLVEPAGRRLRAAARAFKDWILAEAPSPDHVPDFLTEIRRACPATSQTE, from the coding sequence ATCCCATTAAATTTAGCTCAACTACGGGCCGTTGAAGCGGCAATCCGTCATAACAGCTTCGAGCGCGCGGCAGATGAGCTGCATGTGACACCAAGTGCTGTCAGTCAGCAGATTTCCAAGTTCGAACGCGCGGTCGATACCCGCCTCTTTGACCGACATGCACGCGGACTTACCGTGACATCAGATGCGCGAGATCTGGGGCAGCGGCTGGCTTTAGCCTTTGACATCGTTGAAAAGGCAATGGAAAATTTGATTGAAGAACGGGCAAGCGGCCCGGTCCGTCTGCGCATCTATCAAACTTGGGCCACCCGTTGGTTGATCCCGCGCCTGACTCATCTTCATGAGAAGCGCCCCGACGTGCGCGTGCAGTTCGAGACAGGGATGCAGCAGGCCGAGTTCAACCGGTCAGGGCTAGATTTCGCGGTGCAATTCATCCCCAGGCCGCAGCCAGATTTATTAGTCGTACCACTGTTTCCTCAAGTTTTGGTGCCCGTTTGTGCACCCGCTATTGCGGCTGGCATCCAGGCTCCTGAAATGTTGTCCAAGCATCCCCTGATTTCTTCGGCCAACCGGATGGAAGATTGGCAGATTTGGTTCGGTGCGATGAAACTCGCCGACACAGCCCCTAAGGCGCAACTTGTGTTCAGCAACTCGACACTGGCGTATCAGGCAGCGCTGGCGGGAAGCGGGATTGTGATTGCGCAGGCGCACCTGATTGAGCAGGAGATCGCTGCGGGGATGCTGGTCGCACCTTTTCCAATCGGCGTCCACAGCGGGCAGGTCATTGGCCTTGTGGAACCGGCAGGGCGACGGCTTCGTGCGGCCGCCCGGGCGTTTAAGGACTGGATCCTGGCCGAGGCACCGTCCCCTGATCACGTTCCAGATTTCCTGACAGAGATCCGCCGCGCATGTCCAGCGACCAGTCAAACTGAATGA
- a CDS encoding alpha/beta hydrolase: MTSASETPVFVHRGTPIPDPVPPEGTTVLRDIAFGPHPRQAYDLYLPKDCEKPVPVVVFAHGGAWVRRDRRAVRMMHVLNHGFALASIGYRLATDFPFPAQVQDYRQAAAHLVAHALGHGIDPTRVFFSGASAGGHLANLAALAVHEPEFGPTVPVRGVVSIYAPSDLIAMAGPMLGGLDHDAPDAPANQLLGGEVRKHPDLARRASPVTYVSPDAPPFLLLHGDADRVIPFSQSVILDAHLRLAGIESDLIQLKGIGHGAPEFQEPPASDAIAAFLSRHSV, translated from the coding sequence ATGACCAGCGCTTCTGAAACCCCCGTATTTGTGCACCGAGGCACCCCAATTCCGGATCCTGTCCCACCTGAGGGGACAACGGTCCTACGCGATATTGCCTTTGGTCCGCATCCACGACAGGCTTATGACCTGTATCTTCCGAAAGACTGCGAAAAGCCGGTTCCCGTTGTGGTGTTTGCCCATGGCGGCGCTTGGGTGCGGCGCGACAGGCGGGCGGTGCGGATGATGCACGTTCTAAACCACGGATTTGCTCTGGCAAGCATCGGCTACCGCTTGGCTACGGACTTCCCCTTTCCGGCACAGGTGCAAGACTACCGCCAAGCTGCGGCGCATCTGGTTGCGCACGCACTTGGCCACGGAATCGACCCGACACGCGTCTTTTTTAGTGGTGCATCAGCAGGTGGGCATCTTGCAAACCTTGCAGCGCTCGCTGTTCATGAGCCGGAATTTGGCCCAACAGTGCCGGTGCGCGGCGTTGTCAGCATTTATGCGCCAAGCGATCTGATCGCCATGGCGGGGCCAATGCTTGGGGGGTTGGACCATGACGCGCCCGATGCGCCGGCAAACCAGCTTCTCGGAGGCGAAGTGCGCAAGCATCCAGATCTGGCCCGCCGTGCCAGCCCCGTCACCTATGTGTCGCCCGACGCCCCGCCGTTCCTGCTGCTTCATGGCGACGCGGATCGGGTCATCCCGTTCAGCCAGAGCGTGATCCTTGATGCCCATCTGCGGCTTGCTGGCATTGAAAGCGACTTGATTCAGCTCAAAGGGATCGGGCACGGCGCGCCAGAATTTCAAGAGCCACCAGCCAGCGATGCCATTGCCGCATTTCTAAGCCGTCATTCAGTTTGA
- a CDS encoding Bug family tripartite tricarboxylate transporter substrate binding protein: MTLHARHLGRALAFGALLISQPLTGTAQEAFSPSQVTITVPFAEGGGSDTLVRMITPYLQKTLPGNPAMVVQNQPGGGGLPGTNTFFRSAQNDGSELLAMSSSVFMATLLRDRQVRFEVDKFTPVYLSPLGAVIYVADETGAMTGNGIEGISVPLVYGAASPTSADVLTILALDLLGLDVNPVFGTQRGAARIAFERGEFNVDHQSAAAYSSNVLPLIEAGEAIPLMSFGFADATGEIGRDPAFPEVPTFFELYEQTHGKPLDGPARTAWVALFNASISTGKALVLPQDTPAEVASAYVAALEKIFADPDFITHAKAEIGDYPQSTGEAALAQYSSATTLDEEAFAWLADWYQTKLGVALR; this comes from the coding sequence ATGACACTACACGCAAGACATTTGGGCAGGGCACTGGCCTTCGGGGCGCTGCTGATCAGCCAGCCGCTGACGGGCACGGCACAGGAGGCATTCTCCCCGTCGCAGGTCACGATTACCGTGCCCTTCGCCGAAGGTGGCGGCAGCGATACGCTGGTGCGCATGATCACGCCCTATCTGCAGAAAACCCTGCCCGGCAACCCGGCAATGGTCGTGCAGAACCAACCCGGTGGTGGCGGCCTGCCCGGCACCAACACGTTCTTCCGTTCGGCCCAGAACGATGGCAGCGAGTTGTTGGCGATGTCTTCGTCGGTCTTCATGGCCACCCTGCTGCGGGATCGCCAAGTGCGCTTTGAGGTCGACAAGTTCACGCCGGTTTACCTGTCGCCGCTAGGTGCCGTGATCTATGTGGCGGATGAGACCGGTGCGATGACGGGCAACGGAATTGAAGGCATTTCCGTGCCACTGGTCTACGGCGCAGCCTCCCCAACATCTGCTGATGTGCTGACAATCCTTGCGCTGGATCTGTTGGGGCTGGACGTGAACCCGGTGTTCGGGACGCAGCGCGGCGCCGCCCGCATTGCTTTCGAGCGCGGAGAGTTCAACGTCGATCACCAATCTGCGGCCGCTTACAGCAGCAATGTCCTACCGTTGATCGAGGCTGGCGAGGCGATCCCGTTGATGAGCTTCGGCTTCGCCGACGCGACCGGAGAGATCGGCCGCGACCCGGCATTTCCCGAAGTTCCGACGTTCTTCGAGCTATACGAACAGACTCATGGCAAACCGCTGGATGGACCCGCACGCACGGCCTGGGTCGCCTTGTTCAATGCCTCGATCAGCACGGGCAAGGCACTGGTGCTACCCCAGGATACACCCGCCGAAGTCGCAAGCGCCTACGTCGCGGCACTCGAAAAGATCTTTGCGGATCCCGACTTCATCACCCACGCCAAGGCCGAAATCGGCGACTACCCCCAGTCCACGGGTGAAGCTGCGTTGGCACAGTATTCCAGCGCCACCACGCTGGATGAAGAAGCCTTCGCTTGGCTGGCCGACTGGTATCAGACAAAACTCGGTGTGGCGCTGCGCTGA